In Ignavibacteria bacterium, the genomic stretch ACACTTGTCGTTGGACTTTTAAAAAATTCTGCAAAATTTGATTTCATTGTAGAAAAAGCAACCGAACTTGGCGTAAAGAAAATTATTCCGATGATTTCCGAACGTACAATTGCGAAATCAGCAAAAGTCAAGCGATTGCAAAAACTTGCATTATCTGCAATGAAACAATGCGGACGAGGATTTCTTCCAATAATTTCTGAAACAACATCATTACACGAAGTAATTTTTTCAAACATAAACTACGATGGAAAATATATTTCGTACGAATTTGCTCTTAAAAATACATATCCCGCAATCGCAAATCGAAAATCGAAAATCGTCGTTGTCGGAAGCGAAGGAGGGTTTTCAGAAAATGAAATCAAACAAGCGAGAGAAAATGATTTTGAACTGCTTTCATTGGGAGAACGACGATTAAGAACGGAAACTGCCGCGATTGTTATTTGTACAAAATTTCTGTTGTAACAATGTCATTCTGGGCGACGCGAAGAATCTCCCTTGATGAACCGTGAAATTATTCTCTGAAGAATTATTTTTGATGGAGTTTGAGTAGTATCAAATCGAATATCTGCAAGTTCATCATAATATTTCTTTCGTTGAAACAACTGCGATTCGATTTCTTCGAATAAGGATTTTTTCTTTGACAGTCGAATACGATTTTCATCGTTTGCTATTCTCGATTCAATCATTCCTGCGCTTGCATACAATAATATTATGAACGAATGACGTTTCAATAATTCTCGATTCTTTTTTCGTAAAACAATTCCACCTCCGCAATCAATAATTACACCGTTTTCATTACTAAGTTTTACTAAAACGTTACTTTCGACATCACGAAAATATTTCCAACCGTTTTTTTGAATGATAGAAGCAATTGTTCTCCTCTCGTTTCGCTCAATGACTGTATCGGATGAAAATACTTTTCGTTTTAATTTTTTCCCAAGCAATTTTGCAAGCGTCGTTTTACCTGTTCCTCGAAAACCAATAAGAACAATATTGTTTCTCTTATTCATTGTTCATTCCTCATTCTTCATTGTAAAAACTCACTCCAAAAATTTGGAAATGATTTTTCAACACAACGTGCTTGCATAATTTCTACGCTGGGAATTCGCAATCCAGCAACAGCAAAACTCATAGCGATACGATGGTCGTTTTCTGGATTGATTCGCCGTAGTAAATTATTTTTTTCTAAATGAACTTCATTGGGAATTATTTTCAATCCATCTTTGAGTTCAACGACTGCCGTTCCGATTTTTTCCAACTCACGAGCAAGTACTGCAATCCTATCGCATTCTTTATGTCGAAGATGTGCAACATTTTTTATCTCTGTCTCTCCTTTTGCAAATACAGCAACAATAGCAATTGTCGGAACAATATCGGGACAACGATTACAATCAACCGAAATTCCACTCAATTCATTACCGAAAACTGTTGCAGAATTTTCTTTCCATACAATTTTACAATTCATCTGCTCAAGAATGTCCAAAAAACATACATCCGCTTGTAACGAGTTTCGAGAAATATTTTCAATGGTAACTTCACCGTTGGTAACTGCAGCAGCAGCAAAAAAATATGATGCGCTCGATAAATCCGACTCAAGTGTTATCGTTTTGGGTTTGTATGTTTGAGGTTGTACATAAAACGAATTTCCAATTCGCTTTACATGTACGCCAAATTGTTTCATAACATCAATGGTCATCCCAACATAGTATTCCGAAACAATTTCTTTCGAACAATGAATTGTCAATCCGTTTTTCGTGAGAGGAGCAACGAGCAACAACGCACTGAGAAATTGTGAACTTCTCGACGTGTCGAGTTGAATTTCTCCTCCAATACTATTGCCTTCGTGAATGGTTACAGGTAAAGAATTATTGCTCGGTTCAAAATAGACTGCAAGTTGCCGAAAGACATCAAACATTTCTTTCATTGGTCGTTTGCGCAATCGTTCGCTTCCGTCAATCGTAACTTTTCCATTGGATAACATTGAAAGTGCAAGAAGAAAACGAACTCCCGTTCCATTATTTCCCATCGAAATTATTTTTGAAGAAGAAAACAATTCACCGCTCGCTCCAAGTATTTCAACTTCATTCTCATGTTCTTGAATTTGGATTCCTAATTGTCTCAGTGCGTTCAGCAGCAATTCACAATCTTCTCCAACTGGTCTGGGTGAAAGAACAGATTTTCCCTTTGCAAGTGCAGCGCATATCAAAGCACGTTGCGCCATACTTTTCGACGGAGGAAGAGAAATATTCTTTCTACAAAAATGCTGTGTCTGTATTGGAATTACAATGCTTTCAAAGATTTCAGATTTCATTTTTCAAATCACATATACGCATTACTGTCACTCAACGATTTTACTAGTACACTCTTCATCAAAGAAATTGGCGCTTTCTTTCCGGTGAACAACTCAAATTGTTTCACCGCTTGATTCAAAAACATTTTCCATCCTAAAACAATTGTTGCGCCGTTTCCCTTCGCAATGTTCAGTAATGGAGTTTCCATTGGGTTGTACACAATGTCGCAAACGATTTTCTTTTCCCAATTTTTATGTGCAAGTGAAAATATTTTTGGAAAATCTTTTGAAATAGAAAACGGAATAGTATTTATTAAAATATCAAATACGGCGTTAGAAAAATTATCGAGTGAGTCAACGTTGCAAGAATATATTTTCGAAAGTTGCGTTATTTTTGCCATTGTTCGATTGAAAATAGTTACGTTCGCGTTTTCCGCTTTTAACGCTGCAACAATTGATTTCGCTGCGCCGCCGCATCCCAAAATTGCGATTCGCTTATTGTGAAATCGAGTATTTTTTGGAAACGAATTTGTAAAAGCATTTCCGTCAAAATTATTTCCGAATAATTTTCCATTTCGCTTTGTGATGGTATTCACTGCTCCAATTTCATTTGCAACCAATGAAATCGAATCAAGAAATTGTATGACGCTTTCTTTATATGGCGCCGTTACGCTAAATCCATCAAATATGGAATAGAGTTTGTCAAGTTGTGTTACAGTACTCATTTCACAATTTACATACACAGCATTCGTATGCGTGTTACGAAACGCTTCATTGTGAACATAAATTCCCTTGCTATGTGAAACCGGATTTCCGATTAAACCGAAAACTTTGGTTCGCGAATTTAATTTTTTGAAATTGTACACGTTCAAAAGTTTTTCCAAAGAAATTTGTCCGCTTGCCGTTTTCATCGAATCATCGAGCGATGCGAAGGTTAGAAACGCATTATACTTTGACGCAAGAATGCGAGTGTTCTCTCCATTCTTTCCCATTCCGATTGCGATAAGTTTTCGATTTTCTTTTTTTGCTCTTTCGAGAAGTGAAAAGATTGGAAAAGTTTGTTCGAAGGATTTTGTTTCAACTGCAATTTTGATTACATCACAATTGAATGATTTCATTATTTCACACAATGAAAAAAGTTGCGTAGATGAAAGTTGCTTTTTGTGAGAAGAAAGAATGAATGTAGTTTTTGGAGAAATTGACTTGAGTTGTTGATAGAATTTTATTCCATTTGAAAACTCAACATCAAGAAATGCAGGTTTGTGTTTTGCAATTTCAATAAAAAAGTTTTTCCGCTCGCGTTCCGAATATTTCCACTTGCCAAATTCTTTTGGCGAACGAACAGTGAAAATACTTTTGGGAAAAAGATTTTTGTCTTTTAGTTGTTGAACAAAATCATTGAGCAAGAAAGATTCTTGCTCTACGGTATCCAAACGAAACTCTATTACTTCAGCACCCAATTGAACTGCTTTTTCAGCATTGAAAATTGTTTCAGAAATATTTTCAACAAAGAGCGAAACACAAAGTTTTGTTTTCATTGCTTCACTTTACTGTACAATCATTCAAGCAACGAAACGCAATTTCATTTTCCACACAAATATTGAACTGACATTGACCAAGTTTTTCAATTAGAGAGTATGTTATTCTTCCTTCTTTTGCTTTTTTATCAAATTGCATTTTTTTGAGAACTGCATGAGGTGAACAATTTTTGGGTAAACGTGTCGGAAGTTTACCACGCATGAGAATTCGTTCGATTCGCTCGACATCATGTTCTTTTAGCCACCCAAGTTGTTGCGAAATTTTTGATTCAGCAATCATTCCCATTGAAACTGCATAACCGTGACGAAGTTTATAATGCGAAAGCGTTTCAATTGCGTGCCCAACCGTGTGTCCGAAGTTGAGAATTTTTCGTGGTCCCGTTTCTCGTTCATCTTGTTCAACAATTTTTGCTTTCAGTTTGCAATTCCATTCAATCGTTTTTTTCAAAACAGTTTCATCTCGACTTACAATGTTATCCATTTCTTTTTCAAGAAACAGAAAAAACTTTTCATCCTGAATCAGCGCCTGTTTTACAATTTCCGCAATACCATTCACATATTCCGCACGCGAAAGAGTTTTCAAAAAATTTATATCTATGCAAACGTGCTTCGGCTGGTGATAAGCGCCGATTAAATTTTTTCCGAGTGGATGGTCAACAGCAGTTTTTCCGCCGCTGCTACTATCCACTTGAGCAAGCAATGTTGTTGGAACTTGCACAAACGGAATTCCGCGAAACAATGTAGATGCAACAAAACCCGCAACATCACCGACAACTCCGCCACCAAGCGCAATGATACAACTATCTTTTCCTGCGCCGCGCTGTATGATTTGGTTTTCTATTCCAGATTTTGTTTCGCGTGTTTTATATTTTTCACCAGCAGGAAATGGAGTGAGAAATACATTCAAATTTTTTTGTTCAAACAGAGTAAGAAAATATTTCCCGTAAAGTTTTGAAACATTGGTATCTGAAACAACAATGTAACGAAATGCAGGAAAATTCTTTTTCAATAAAACAGGAAGTTGCTCACTGATTCCTTTTCCAATCTCAATCGAATACGAATCGTCAACTGTTTTTTTAAGATGTACTTTTATCATTGTATCGTTCTACCAATCGCTGTTGCAATCGGGCGAATGTCGTTCATTAATTGAGAAAATTTATCTGCACAAACTGATTGATCGCCGTCAGAAACTGCATTTTCAGGTTTTGGATGAACTTCAATTATCAAGCCATCTGCACCACACGCAATAGCAGCGCGACTCATCGGCATAACCAAATCGCTTTTTCCCGTTGCATGACTTGGGTCAGCAATTATCGGCAAATGCGAAAGTTGTTTGATGACGGGGATAACATTCAAATCAAATGTGTTGCGCGTGTATTCAACAAACGTACGGATTCCACGTTC encodes the following:
- a CDS encoding shikimate kinase encodes the protein MNKRNNIVLIGFRGTGKTTLAKLLGKKLKRKVFSSDTVIERNERRTIASIIQKNGWKYFRDVESNVLVKLSNENGVIIDCGGGIVLRKKNRELLKRHSFIILLYASAGMIESRIANDENRIRLSKKKSLFEEIESQLFQRKKYYDELADIRFDTTQTPSKIILQRIISRFIKGDSSRRPE
- the aroA gene encoding 3-phosphoshikimate 1-carboxyvinyltransferase, encoding MKSEIFESIVIPIQTQHFCRKNISLPPSKSMAQRALICAALAKGKSVLSPRPVGEDCELLLNALRQLGIQIQEHENEVEILGASGELFSSSKIISMGNNGTGVRFLLALSMLSNGKVTIDGSERLRKRPMKEMFDVFRQLAVYFEPSNNSLPVTIHEGNSIGGEIQLDTSRSSQFLSALLLVAPLTKNGLTIHCSKEIVSEYYVGMTIDVMKQFGVHVKRIGNSFYVQPQTYKPKTITLESDLSSASYFFAAAAVTNGEVTIENISRNSLQADVCFLDILEQMNCKIVWKENSATVFGNELSGISVDCNRCPDIVPTIAIVAVFAKGETEIKNVAHLRHKECDRIAVLARELEKIGTAVVELKDGLKIIPNEVHLEKNNLLRRINPENDHRIAMSFAVAGLRIPSVEIMQARCVEKSFPNFWSEFLQ
- the aroB gene encoding 3-dehydroquinate synthase gives rise to the protein MIKVHLKKTVDDSYSIEIGKGISEQLPVLLKKNFPAFRYIVVSDTNVSKLYGKYFLTLFEQKNLNVFLTPFPAGEKYKTRETKSGIENQIIQRGAGKDSCIIALGGGVVGDVAGFVASTLFRGIPFVQVPTTLLAQVDSSSGGKTAVDHPLGKNLIGAYHQPKHVCIDINFLKTLSRAEYVNGIAEIVKQALIQDEKFFLFLEKEMDNIVSRDETVLKKTIEWNCKLKAKIVEQDERETGPRKILNFGHTVGHAIETLSHYKLRHGYAVSMGMIAESKISQQLGWLKEHDVERIERILMRGKLPTRLPKNCSPHAVLKKMQFDKKAKEGRITYSLIEKLGQCQFNICVENEIAFRCLNDCTVK
- a CDS encoding 16S rRNA (uracil(1498)-N(3))-methyltransferase, translated to MVNNFFHTPPEYISSSSLQLVDEEFHHCVNVLRTKLGEIIFVLDGMGNCYEIELMKKGKRNVEGKIISVQENFHEPKIDLTLVVGLLKNSAKFDFIVEKATELGVKKIIPMISERTIAKSAKVKRLQKLALSAMKQCGRGFLPIISETTSLHEVIFSNINYDGKYISYEFALKNTYPAIANRKSKIVVVGSEGGFSENEIKQARENDFELLSLGERRLRTETAAIVICTKFLL
- the aroE gene encoding shikimate dehydrogenase, giving the protein MKTKLCVSLFVENISETIFNAEKAVQLGAEVIEFRLDTVEQESFLLNDFVQQLKDKNLFPKSIFTVRSPKEFGKWKYSERERKNFFIEIAKHKPAFLDVEFSNGIKFYQQLKSISPKTTFILSSHKKQLSSTQLFSLCEIMKSFNCDVIKIAVETKSFEQTFPIFSLLERAKKENRKLIAIGMGKNGENTRILASKYNAFLTFASLDDSMKTASGQISLEKLLNVYNFKKLNSRTKVFGLIGNPVSHSKGIYVHNEAFRNTHTNAVYVNCEMSTVTQLDKLYSIFDGFSVTAPYKESVIQFLDSISLVANEIGAVNTITKRNGKLFGNNFDGNAFTNSFPKNTRFHNKRIAILGCGGAAKSIVAALKAENANVTIFNRTMAKITQLSKIYSCNVDSLDNFSNAVFDILINTIPFSISKDFPKIFSLAHKNWEKKIVCDIVYNPMETPLLNIAKGNGATIVLGWKMFLNQAVKQFELFTGKKAPISLMKSVLVKSLSDSNAYM